CGTGAATCCAGATGGCAGTGTCTTAGTGGGGTCAGACACATTGACTGTTTGCGCTAACGCACACTTTTGATCATATCTCACCCTATAGCGACACCTATCCCAAATCCCGTATGCCTCGAGCCTTGAGCTACCCGGATAACCATCAGGAATTCCCAGGTATGCCTTTGCTCCTTCTCTTGGTATGGCATCACGTTAATCCTCAGTATAGTTTGAATTTTACAGTATTACTGTTTATTTCCACTGTGAAAGAAGTGTGTGTGATGCTTCACAGAGTATGACATCCCAGTGTTTGAGAAAACAGGAAAGGGCGGAACCTATCCGAGGCGATATCACATCTCATTCGGTCTGCAGGACTACAGCGATGGTGAGATTACATGCACACTAACATATGCCTCACAATATCAGTTGGCATAACCATTTATGATTTTTCATgccacaacaaaaataaatgtgcgattgaaaacattatttttatttataaaataatcgtcatagtaatattttaaaaatatatgttttgtagtgtatttttacaatatatattgccatataagtataaataatcatgttttaatagtgtatatgcatatattattaaagttattttagtttttcaatatttatatttaaaatcaaattcaattaatagatttatttacagtaaaaataattttgataaggTTTAAATGACCCTTTATGTAAacttattaattgtatttatacatttactaGGTCTGTTACTCAAAAATAACCCAGACTATTAACACCAAATAAAACTAAAGACATTTGCTAACCCTTTAGAAAGAACTTAAAGCATTAAATGCACCAAATTATAAAATAGAACAGTTAAACATATAAGTCGGGGCAGGTCACGTTTTGGCATTTCTACCAATAGGATGAAACAGACATCATCTCGTAAAAAAGCCACAGCTccacaatatatttttcaatctATTGTGCCACAAATATCCTCCTTACACCGCTCATTTAAAGCATGCATTATAAATCAACCAGTATCCAGCGTTCTCCAACTAAATGCACTGTTTTATTTGGCACAGGACGGAAGACGTTTCCCAGGGCGCGGCGAACACAGGCTCACGGTTTCCGCTCTCCGGTGAACTTCAGTCCGACAGAGCAGCAGAGTCCCAGCACCAGCAGCGGGAGCAGCATCTTCACACCTGAGCTGGAGGAACCGGGACACCGGCGGCGCGGCAGTGACATAGAGGCCACCTCCAATCCCACTCTCTCAGTGATGGACATCAGCCCTCCCAGTCGCTGTGAGCAGAACACACAATCTCTTCTCATGTCTTTCTTCTGCCGCTGAACTGACGTTAGCTCACTGTTTACTTTCTATAGCATGGTCAATGTGCAAGAAAAGACCTTGAGTTTGGGTGATCTACAGGAGCCGTATTTTTGCAGTTTCGCATCGTGTTTATGATGGCGTTAAgcgaaaactgtaaaaatacagtgatttttgtttatgattTTGTGGCTATTTTGAAGAGtaaatattctgtgtttttttaaggtctactttggtttatggagtgtccatcAAGTTTACATACCTACACGATGTAAAAACAcgttcattttctaataataggcagttattgtGACCTCACTTCTTGACcaactctcaaatgattcgttgggcgattcatctgtctaatcccctcctttctgtcagcctgcTCTGATCTgtttggtcagatggtctagtcttctgtgattggtctaccgcgtgcagtgtcgcaaatggaacgtaggTGGGCATTACACGGAGTGATGTAAATCTGACCCAGAACTGAAATGAGGCCGACGATTCGTGCGCGCGAttcaataactttgttatttgttcacttttggcattacaacttggcagactgctcacattcacacacagcaacattgcACGcggcatgaaatgtcattttaacgACTTTGTAATAGTTTCTCTTTAAGAGACAAAATGGAGCTGGTATCATTCGCTACAACAGATTGTTCACCTACTGAAGTAAGTTGCTGCAGAAATCATTTagtttaatatgtaaataaagcTGTTCTCTCCTCCTCCACAGCTCCTCGGGCTCCTACAAATTGGCGTCTGGGGAAACTTCTGGGTCAGGGTGCATTCGGACGAGTCTTCCTCTGCTATGATGCAGACACCGGCCGAGAGCTTGCGGTTAAGCAGGTGCAGTTTGACCCCGACAGCCCAGAGACCAGCAAGGTGAGCGGACCGTTCATCCTTCAGAACGGCCCATGTGTGGTACGTCCAGTGTGGATATTCACTTactcaggtgtgtgtttgtgtttacaggaAGTGAGCGCTCTGGAATGTGAGATTCAGCTTCTGAAGAATCTCTTTCACGAGCGGATCGTCCAGTACTACGGCTGCTTACGGGACACGCACGAAAGGACGCTCTCCATCTTCATGGAGTACATGCCCGGGGTGAGTCTGCATACACACAGTACACATAaaaattacccacaatgcattccaAACCAGCATCGCGAGCGatcttttttgtgtgattttcttctttacatttcattattcaaAGGGTTCAATTAAAGACCAATTGAAGTCGTACGGTGCTCTGACGGAAAATGTCACACGTAAATACACGCGGCAGATACTGGAAGGTGTGTGCTACCTGCACAGCAACATGATCGTCCACAGAGACATCAAGGGTGAGATGAATAGAGTCTTTCATCTTCTTGGTGCAGGTTTTCAAAGAGGGAAGGTCTGGCTCATGAATGTGAAGTGATGTGGACTGGATGCGACAGGaatgtttatttctctctgctttGCTCTCGCTCAGGTGCCAATATCCTCCGGGACTCCGCGGGTAATGTGAAGCTGGGTGACTTTGGTGCCAGTCGACGGCTTCAGACCATCTGTCTGTCAGGAACGGGCATCAAGTCGGTGACAGGCACACCCTACTGGATGAGCCCTGAGGTTATCAGCGGCGAGGGATATGGCAGGAAAGCTGATATCTGGTCAGGCATCCCCTTTTAGGCACTTTCTCTCCAaaagatgagatctgtttgtatTTGAAACTGACGTTACCGATGCTGTTCTTTCCAGGAGCATCGGCTGCACCGTGGTGGAGATGCTGACCCAGCGGCCGCCTTGGGCGGAGTACGAAGCAATGGCGGCCATCTTTAAAATCGCCACACAGCCCACCAACCCCACTTTGCCACCCCACGTGTCGGACCACGGCCGCGATTTCCTCAAACGGATTTTTGTGGAGACGAGGCAGCGTCCCGCtgccgaggaccttttgcggcACACTTTCGTCCACTAGCCCCCTCTGACCCATCAGATACTTCTGTACGTGTCTGTAGGGTCACCTGAGACTCCTCCCAGCAGGCATGAGAACACCTCCCCAGGACCGGTGTGACACGACAGCCTGTGAACGTCACGGCTGAACTGGGGCGGTGATTTAAAGCAGCTTGATTGCACCTTAATTTCACTCGGGGGTAAGTACCCCTAAAGACCAGAACGGATCCCTGTAAAGACTAATGGATGTTTGGTTGAAAagggttttatttgtttcaaatgttgaaatattCCCCATGATTGTGGAGAGAGAGCCTTAGCTCTGGAGAGTCCCGGCGGATGCACTTGGGTATTGTAGGACGATGTGGGACCTCCGATCGAGGCAGGTACGCTAACACGCTGCTAAAAGGTTAAAGGTGACGGATGCGTGGGACTCTCCAGCCCGGCTGTCGTGGCTCCTACAAGTTCTCATTTTCTTGCACAGTCCTCAtggtatatatacacacacacacacacacgtacacatcCGATGATCAAAGATCTCACTGTAGAATATTGACTCACTATGttgtacaaacacaacatttgctGGACTTTCCTCTCATTTTATGGTCGCCGCCACATACCGTCTCCCTCCCTCCCCTCACCTTTAGCTATAGAATCCATCAGGGTCTGTCACACCTCGCCGGCTGATTCGTTTCTGTGTGCCTTTTTTAAAAGAACGTATCCTTCCTGCAGTTTTTGTATTCTGTCGTCAGCGTCCAGTCATTTTTCTAGAACTGTATCTGACTCAAGTCTTTGTGACTTGTGCAGAAATGATGTATGAACACTTCATACTGTTTCTAGATCAGCATTAGCGGCTCCGTTCTGCCTTTCCCCCCCTTCGATCCCTCTTCAGGGTCAGATTCACCCGTGCATTCTCTTTGACGCAGTGCCGTAGTCTTCAATCTGGTCAGGTAGGCAGGttgaacaaacacactcaccaaAGCGAAAACGAAAACCCGGACCACACAGGCAGGGTTCAGTGCCTGGACAGTCGTTCATCGTCACTTCGCAGCTCTGGAAAACCCATCGATCGAGAACGTTGCAATGACACTCCAAGTGCACTTTTTAGTAAAGACAACCAGAGCCGGATCGTTTCTCCTGATATttgccacacacacactcgaaTAAGTTTCTTGCTGATGTCCATCAGTCCACGTTGCAGTGTTCATGCCAGTGGCGTATTTCTGTACGATTTAGATTTCCACACATCGCTTCTCAGCACTTAACGGTTTGCCTATAAATGAACCTCGCTATCCCACAATGCCTTGGGACAGGACGTTTCATTTTATCAAACTCTACTTTTAGCACTTACACGCGCTAGGATACACCCCTGGATATCTGATTCGTCGCGCTCTCGCATCCCACGCTTAAGTCCCATATTCcagtggatttttttattttgggtttttcATGAACTGCCATTTTTAAGTGAAACGTTACTCACATCGCCCCTTCAATGAGAAAGAGAGTATGGTACTTTGCGTATACGTCAACATAAGCACGTACATGTTTTCTTGATTTACGTGAAGAATGGAATTCAATTGAATCCGAGCTGATTTCATAATCATAAATAGAGGATCGGTGCCAGTTTTAAAACAGAATATGCGGTACTTACGTCTTAGCAAGTATAATTACACTCCAAGAAAAACGTTTACGGTTTTGTTTACCGATGATGTAAACCCACCTCCATGTCTACCCGTATTTTAGAATGATTGCTTTCCAttgattattttctttgttgtgctgtTGTCGTCGCTCTGGCAGTATTTGAAGGATTTCTTCATCACTCCGTACAATGGGTCTGGACTGTAGAGATTATAAAGCCCGTTCTTGGAATCAAACCCACGTTTATCTTGACATAAGGAGCAATACCCGTTCCGACAGCGTACACGCCACAGGAAGAGAGGAggcagtgtgtgtttgtcatgtatgtactgttttcatgtttctttgCTGAAATGTTTGCACATTTTGAGACCATGGTTTTTACACTGATTTGAATACATTTACCAGTGTTTTGTCAGTCGTTGTGTGCGTGATGTTCTCGAACGCGTCTTGATGAATGCTGTTTTTGATGAAACCGTTGCCCTGGATACCAGCTTTGTTGGTTGTGTTGGTCAAATGGTCACTGGCTCTCATCCACTGCAAGTTTGTGGGTGATTCTTTGGCTACTATTCGTTGGCCAACAGAAACTGAACTAGGACACGGCGGGATGATGATGTTTTGCGAATTAGGAAACTTCACATAGGATTGTAATGTCAGGATTGATGTTTTTCACCTCTGGCTGTCATTCAACTCTTCGGCTGAATAAGAATTGATTTAGTAAAGTTGTGCAGCTGCAGAATTCAGTGTTTCATCTCTCAAAAGTGAGTAAGTGAAGCCTCTTCCAGTTCCATCCGAACGGCCCGACACGCCACTGCTGCCACTCCAGGGTTACGAATGcactttgtatttgtttgtgtgaatgaaaatgttgtctgtttgtgtttttatgtgcgACGATTGATTGAGAAAATGCCAGCGCACTCTGAATGCCTTGCGCCTTGTACAACCCATGAtagaaaagttaaataaaaagacGACGTTTAGAATTcagaaatatgtcattttttaagaGCGTACACATCTGGTACAGAACTTCTATCTGTTGTTTGTCCTCTTTGTCTATCGAATGAGAAAAGCCATGTTTATAATTCTATTTGGTTTGTGACCAATAAGCCTGTTTATATCAAATCTGTATATCAGTGGTgcgcatattttttttatatatatatttttatttttgtttgttttttttactcgAAATTCTACGCATGTTTGGCATCAGAAAGGCCGGTACGGTTCCGACTGAGATTTGCTGGATGACATCATGAAATTGTCTATGACGACTGGCACTTTGTAAAGTGTTGCTAatgataatgaaaataaataataaaagatatttatttcacttttcaCGCCGTTCTGTTGATTGTTTGATCGCTGCACGACATTTATTAGTCATCATCATGAAGGATAACATGGTGAATTATTACTACTTTGCTGTTCAGACCTGGACTGGATAAGTCGAATACAAATTaggtgaaagaaagaaatttcATCTCGATATATAGGGAACACCAGGGATCTGATGTACTCCAATATGAAATTTGTCTGAAACCTACACAACGTTTTGATGTCACAAACAGTTTATCATAAGTAAAGTTCTGGGTCAATAATTTTCAGTATGTACCgatgtataaaatacataacaagcattttatgtgttgcttttGACACCGTTTTGAGTAGTaatcataaatgaaaatatttttcagtaaTGAAAGATTAAATTGGGCGCAGATTCTTTAACATTCTTTGCTCagtttgacctttttcatgtgttttatgaattattttgtgtttcaccttcttactgaaaaaatatatgaaattgtGACAAGGTGGATCAATGcatgttaaatgttattttaacgtTCAATAACTTTTTGTAGTCTGTACTGTTAGACTTTAAAATATGCCCTgcatgtccaaaaattggaGAAAGGCGATTTCTAATCGAACTGaggtttattaatcagattaacaaaaatacagcgctgggttgctggacaacacCCTCTGTCCTTCCCAGGAACAACAACCCCCACAGCACATGGCCACAGCATTTATAGTTATTTCACACCGATCTCTCTTCTGCCGGGGGCCGGGATCCCCCTGCCtccaccaatcaccaacttctgccttatctcgttcctgtaaaacacttctgaaacaacattccaaATACCTCCCCCAACCCCCTAAACAACTGCAGCAGAAGATGCCTTTTCTCCCCCACAAACTCACATTCCTCTGCTGCAAGCACTTCAATATCAGCACATAGCTTGGGtatcaaatgtatgtattaaaacactcacaatattatgacttcacctctATATAAGACAAatctaattaaatgattaaatgtaattacgtaactaattaaatgattaaatccttcAGTACCCATGAAGAACCAACAGTAAACACAAAACTTGTTTGAGgtgtttatttgtgaaaaataattgtatcaGGGAATAAGGGTTTATTCTGATGAACTGCATAGAGAAAAAAACTCAacctttacattatttttacatttacatttatgcatttggcagacgcttttatccaaagggacttacattgctttatcttatacattttacataggtatttgcaatcccctgggatcgaacccacaaccttcctaccactgagctacagaaaagctaaAGCTTCATTTTACAATCCAGTTGAAACAACACAATAATAAGTCTTTAATATaagttaataataaaagtatattttagtCACTACCGTACATCAGTCAGCAAACTCGTCGACTTGCAGTCTAACACATGTTGAATTGCTGTCTATGTAGGGAACTCTGTAAGTTTGAGACCCGCCCTTCTCTAGAAGAACATCAGCGATGTGAAGCTGTTCATGCAGATCTCATGTGGAGCGGATGAGGTTTATCATGTTGTGCTCTCTCGTGAGAACCGATCGCCTCGCAGTCGGTGTCGGTAGAAAACTTGCACCGCTGAATGAATTCATCTCGCGAGGCATCAAGTGTCAATCAGGCGCTTTACACGCGCAGAGCGCCGCAGCGGAGGCTGGAAAACATAAAACTATCGATGATTTACCGGGACCGAGTCTGACGACCACTGCATACTGGCTCTTTATTAAAGGATATGCCGATAAAAGTCACGCAATGCAGGTAAAACacacttaaatgtttatttaacagCTGTCAAGTTTGCGTATAAGTTCTATTTCTAAGCGTTTTGTTAAATGGCGACTATTTCAGTTCACTCTCGTGAAaattaactaataataaattgatatgaatgttttaaatatataattaaatcagGAATATACACACTATATACCTAAACATTaggtattattttattgtacttttatcATTCTAACATTAATATAagtattctatttattttatttttatttatcatttgtctttttcttatttttatgtttcaagaATGTTTTGtcttctgtaaagctgctttgcaaccaCGCAAAATTGTGACAGAGTTCACAATAGAAGTATAGAAatgaaattgaataaaaaacagatttatataatgtttatttgatcTTTATTTATACGTTACTTTTAATACGCTAATACTTCACACCAATTAGATTTGTATtcggtgatttttttttacatttaatagaCAATTTGATGGACATCAACGGTTCTTGAGAAAAAGTTAAACGGTTTATACATATGAATTGAATCACTTGTTTTTGTCAAATAATGTATAGAACATACACGGGGTTAGTTTTAACGCGTGACAGCGCCTCCCAGTGGCCAATTGTTTTATGTCGCACAGACCTTTGGGGTCAAACATTGTCCGTGAATTGTAAGTAGCACGGTTTGTTATATTTCACCTGTCTGTCATGCAGGTGGAGCACAAGCGGCTGTACGGTAACATCTGGCGTTCTCGCTTCGGGCCGTTTGATGTGGTGAACGTGGCGAGTGCAGATCTGATCCAACAGGTGATCCGCCAGGAGGGCCGCTACCCCATTCGGACGGATCTGTCACACTGGAAAGAGTACAGAGACATGAGAGGACAGGCGTATGGACTTCATGTGGAGTAtgcatctcacacacacagctcatGTTGTAGAAACGCTGCGTATCATTTTCAAGCTGTGATTTTTATTGTCTCTGTGTCTTAAGCACGGGTCCTGAGTGGTATCGTATCCGCAGTGCTCTGAATCCTAAAATGCTGAAACTGAAGGAGGTGGCGGCGTACGCGCCCATCGTTCACGAGGTCGTGTCTGATCTCCTGCAGCGCCTGGAGCTTCTGCGTCTGCGCAGTCACGACCAGAGCACCATCCACGACCTGGCATCTGAGCTTTACAAATTTGGTTTTGAAGGTATGTGTAGGAACATATGCGTATCGGGACGACAAGACTGCTCtataaaaacacagatgtgaTTTTTCTTCTTGTCTTTCAGGAATCTCTTCTATTCTGTTTGAAACAAGGTTGGGATGTCTACAGGAGGAGATCCCCACGGACACACTGCGCTTCATAACCGCCGTCAATGACATGTTGACGCTCTCTGAGACGGTTCTTTTCTTCCCACGCTGGAGCCGTGGCATCTTCCCCTTCTGGAAACGCTTCGTCCAGGCGTGGGATGAATTGATAGACGTAGGTATGGTTGATCGGTTTAACACGTTTGTGACGGGGTGTGGTTCAGGGACATAAGACAGATTGTGAAACAAACATTGTGCatacttctctctctctctctttctctctctctcttttttgacTGTTGTTCAGCCCGGAGTTTGATAGACAAGAAGGTGAAGCAGATTGAAGCCCAGATGAGTCGCGGAGAGCAGGTGGAGGGGATGTATCTCACTTATCTGTTGTCCAGCAACAAACTGAGTTTAGCAGAAGTGTACATCAGCATCACAGAGCTTCTGCTGGGCGGTGTGGACACGGTACAAATCTCTGCTTGTTTACAGATCATAATAAACACAACAGAGAACTTAGGAGTCAACATGAAACCTATTTTATATGGGGTTCCATATGTGCCAAAAATGTGTTGCCTGCTTTGTGCCTTGTGCTTTACATTTGTCTTTGTCTAGAGCAATGGGTCTCAATAAGCGGACCACATGCCGGTTCCGGACCTTTGCTTGGTTCCATCCGGACCGCGAGACATAGGCTGATATACCAATTAAAACACTTGACTATTTTGGTTGTCTAAATTGAGCCGCGCATCTACATAACGGAGAATCCCATCACACACgctctcaggaacatttatgtaattgatcTTTTGAAGCTATATCCTCTAATATCTTAATCTAGTGCCAAACACGTTTCGTTTGAACTCTTTCCGACCCTCGCACGCTGCTTCTGTCGCCAAAGAGGCGTCTCATGAAGGGCAGCAGACACGTGCTTATTATAACAACAGTAGGCTAGTGCAGACACACAGAGCaggtaaatggacacacaacagtaaaGAAAACGCAGCAATATTAAAGTATTTGTATACGTAagtctgtttactgtttgttatAGGTCTCCAACATTTCGACAATATTTGTGACATTTAGCTttagcattattgatcagcatgcaaacatatgtgaccctgttaAAACTCAGGCTAAAGATTCATAATCTAATAAATTATtagataacaagcatcaaagattaatttcaagcatttatttcaatctttaaaatgtcattattcagtcaatatgGAAGATAATGTTGTTatgttttcacagaatattctatAGGATGatgttatagtgcaatacatgagttaatgcggttattaaggttacaatgcagtagatgagttaatgcggttattaaggttacagtgcagtagatgcgttaatgtagttattgaagttatagtgcaatagatgagttaatgcggttattaaggttacagtgcagtagattagttaatgcggttattaaggttacagtgcagtagatgcgttaatgtagttattgaagttatagtgcaatagatgagttaatgcggttattaaggttacagtgcagtagatgagttaatgcagttattgaagttacagtgcagtagatgcgttaatgcggttattaaggttacagtgcagtagatgagttaatgcggttattaaggttacagtgcagtagatgcgttaatgtagttattaaggttacagtgcagtagatgagttagtgcggttattgaagttacagtgcagtagatgcgttaatgcggttattaaggtcacagtgcagtagatgagttaatgcggttattaaggtcacagtgcagtagatgagttaatgcggttattaaggttacagtgcagtagatgcgttaatgtagttattgaagttacagtgcagtagatgcgttaatgcggttattaaggtcacagtgcagtagatgagttaatgcggttattaaggttacagtgcagtagatgcgttaatgtagttattgaagttatagtgcaatagatgagttaatgcggttattaaggtcacagtgcagtagatgagttaatgcggttattaaggttacagtgcagtagatgcgttaatgtagttattgaagttatagtgcaatagatgagttaatgcggttattaaggttacagtgcagtagatgagttaatgcggttattaaggttacagtgcagtagatgcgttaatgtagttattgaagttatagtgcaatagatgagttaatgcggttattaaggttacagtgcagtagatgagttaatgcggttattaaggttacagtgcagtagatgcgttaatgtagttattgaagttatagtgcaatagatgagttaatgcggttattaaggttacagtgcagtagatgagttaatgcagttattgaagttacagtgcagtagatgagttaatgcggttattaaggttacagtgcagtagatgagttagtgcggttattgaagttacagtgcagtagatgcgttaatgtagttattgaagttatagtgcaatagatgagttaatgcggttattaaggttacagtgcagtagatgcgttaatgtagttattgaagttatagtgcaatagatgagttaatgcggttattaaggttacagtgcagtagatgagttaatgcggttattaaggttacagtgcagtagatgcgttaatgtagttattgaagttatagtgcaatagatgagttaatgcggttattaaggttacagtgcagtagatgagttaatgcggttattaaggttacagtgcagtagatgcgttaatgtagttattgaagttatagtgcaatagatgagttaatgcggttattaaggttacagtgcagtagatgagttaatgcagttattgaagttacagtgcagtagatgagttaatgcggttattaaggttacagtgcagtagatgagttagtgcggttattgaagttacagtgcagtagatgcgttaatgtagttattgaagttatagtgcaatagatgagttaatgcggttattaaggtcacagtgcagtagatgagttaatgcagttattgaagttacagtgcagtagatgcgttaatgcggttatgaaggttacagtgcagtagatgcgttaatgtagttattgaagttatagtgcaatagatgagttaatgcggttattaaggttacagtgcagtagatgagttaatgcagttattgaagttatagtgcagtagatgagttagtgcaattattgaagttacagtgcagtagatg
This DNA window, taken from Triplophysa dalaica isolate WHDGS20190420 chromosome 6, ASM1584641v1, whole genome shotgun sequence, encodes the following:
- the map3k2 gene encoding mitogen-activated protein kinase kinase kinase 2, with translation MDEQEALNSIMQDLVVLHRSSRPSVLCDLNKPKASSPKNQNDVRVKFEFRGEKRILQFPRPVSLEDLNAKAKVAFGQSMDLHYTNNELVIPLSTQDDLDKAVELLDRSVHMKSLKILLVLPSCTQISSKDLTAHDNLDNTNFRTADKKSMLALIGSQSTDRSSPPPGYIPDALQQVARNGSFTSINSEGEFIPESMDQMLDPLSMSSPENSASGSCPSLDSPLDSDTYPKSRMPRALSYPDNHQEFPEYDIPVFEKTGKGGTYPRRYHISFGLQDYSDGRKTFPRARRTQAHGFRSPVNFSPTEQQSPSTSSGSSIFTPELEEPGHRRRGSDIEATSNPTLSVMDISPPSRSPRAPTNWRLGKLLGQGAFGRVFLCYDADTGRELAVKQVQFDPDSPETSKEVSALECEIQLLKNLFHERIVQYYGCLRDTHERTLSIFMEYMPGGSIKDQLKSYGALTENVTRKYTRQILEGVCYLHSNMIVHRDIKGANILRDSAGNVKLGDFGASRRLQTICLSGTGIKSVTGTPYWMSPEVISGEGYGRKADIWSIGCTVVEMLTQRPPWAEYEAMAAIFKIATQPTNPTLPPHVSDHGRDFLKRIFVETRQRPAAEDLLRHTFVH
- the LOC130424684 gene encoding sterol 26-hydroxylase, mitochondrial produces the protein MRFIMLCSLVRTDRLAVGVGRKLAPLNEFISRGIKCQSGALHAQSAAAEAGKHKTIDDLPGPSLTTTAYWLFIKGYADKSHAMQVEHKRLYGNIWRSRFGPFDVVNVASADLIQQVIRQEGRYPIRTDLSHWKEYRDMRGQAYGLHVDTGPEWYRIRSALNPKMLKLKEVAAYAPIVHEVVSDLLQRLELLRLRSHDQSTIHDLASELYKFGFEGISSILFETRLGCLQEEIPTDTLRFITAVNDMLTLSETVLFFPRWSRGIFPFWKRFVQAWDELIDVARSLIDKKVKQIEAQMSRGEQVEGMYLTYLLSSNKLSLAEVYISITELLLGGVDTTSNTLSWTLYHLARDAELQKRLYDEVISVCPKGELPTTDHLSRMPFMKAVIKETLRMYPVVPGNGRLTVDTEVIVNDYWFPKKTQFHLCHYAASHDENEFPDAERFIPERWLRDSPSRSQHHPYSSVPFGVGVRACVGKRVAELEMYFALCRLVQHYEVRTEDGAPTIQPKTRTLLIPSQPIDLRFLPRA